From Streptomyces sp. NBC_01754, a single genomic window includes:
- a CDS encoding cystathionine beta-synthase, which translates to MQFHDSMISLVGNTPLVRLRNVSAGIQATVLAKVEYFNPGGSVKDRIALRMIEAAEQSGDLKPGGTIVEPTSGNTGVGLAIVAQQKGYRCVFVCPDKVSTDKINVLRAYGAEVVVCPTAVDPEHPDSYYNVSDRLVRETPGAWKPDQYSNPNNPRSHYETTGPELWEQTEGKITHFVAGVGTGGTISGTGRYLKEASGNRVQVIGADPEGSVYSGGSGRPYLVEGVGEDFWPTAYDSTVTDEIVAVSDKDSFQMTRRLAKEEGLLVGGSCGMAVVGALEVARRLGPDDVVVVLLPDSGRGYLSKIFNDEWMADYGFLEDAGASARVGAVLDFKEGPLPSLVHMHPEETVGEAIDVLREYGVSQMPIVKPGAGHPDVMAAEVIGSVVERQLLDALFTQRASLSDPLEKHMSPPLPQVGSGEPVEDLMAVLSGTDGADAAIVLVEGKPKGVVSRQDLLAFLAKGAAPKQ; encoded by the coding sequence GTGCAATTCCACGATTCGATGATCAGCCTGGTCGGTAACACCCCGCTGGTGAGGCTGCGCAATGTGTCGGCAGGCATTCAGGCGACGGTCCTGGCCAAGGTCGAGTACTTCAACCCGGGCGGGTCGGTGAAGGACCGCATCGCCCTGCGCATGATCGAGGCGGCCGAACAGAGCGGCGACCTGAAGCCCGGCGGCACGATCGTCGAGCCGACCAGCGGCAACACCGGCGTGGGCCTGGCCATCGTGGCCCAGCAGAAGGGATACCGGTGTGTCTTCGTCTGCCCCGACAAGGTGTCCACCGACAAGATCAACGTGCTGCGCGCGTACGGCGCGGAGGTCGTGGTCTGCCCGACGGCCGTGGACCCGGAGCACCCGGACTCCTACTACAACGTCTCCGACCGGCTCGTCCGTGAGACACCGGGAGCCTGGAAGCCCGACCAGTACTCCAACCCCAACAACCCCCGGTCGCACTACGAGACGACGGGCCCGGAGCTCTGGGAGCAGACGGAGGGGAAGATCACCCACTTCGTCGCGGGCGTCGGCACCGGCGGCACGATCAGCGGCACCGGCCGCTACCTCAAGGAGGCCAGCGGGAACCGGGTCCAGGTCATCGGCGCCGACCCGGAGGGCTCCGTCTACTCCGGCGGTTCCGGCCGTCCGTACCTGGTCGAGGGCGTCGGCGAGGACTTCTGGCCGACCGCCTACGACAGCACGGTCACGGACGAGATCGTGGCGGTCTCGGACAAGGACTCCTTCCAGATGACCCGCCGCCTGGCCAAGGAGGAGGGGCTGCTCGTCGGTGGTTCCTGCGGGATGGCGGTCGTAGGCGCCCTGGAGGTCGCGCGGCGGCTGGGGCCCGACGACGTGGTGGTCGTCCTGCTGCCGGACAGCGGCCGCGGATACCTCAGCAAGATCTTCAACGACGAGTGGATGGCCGACTACGGCTTCCTGGAGGACGCCGGCGCCTCCGCGCGGGTCGGTGCCGTCCTCGACTTCAAGGAGGGGCCGCTGCCCTCGCTCGTCCACATGCACCCGGAGGAGACGGTCGGCGAGGCCATCGACGTACTCCGTGAGTACGGCGTCTCGCAGATGCCGATCGTGAAGCCGGGTGCCGGACACCCCGACGTGATGGCCGCCGAGGTCATCGGCTCCGTCGTCGAGCGGCAGCTCCTGGACGCGCTGTTCACCCAGCGGGCCTCGCTCTCCGACCCGCTGGAGAAGCACATGTCGCCCCCGCTGCCGCAGGTCGGGTCCGGTGAACCCGTCGAGGACCTGATGGCCGTGCTCAGCGGGACGGACGGCGCGGACGCGGCGATCGTCCTGGTCGAGGGGAAGCCGAAGGGCGTGGTGAGCAGGCAGGACCTGCTGGCCTTCCTGGCGAAGGGCGCCGCGCCCAAGCAGTGA
- a CDS encoding helix-turn-helix domain-containing protein: MDTQQVSAPPRAPSAASTASAASTPSAEPPASTAPEAVTPTSGVIHVNVRHVAGFTVIGNHLTQHRTLSLIAIGIAVHIQSLPTGAKIGIKHLGARFPESEARIAAALRELEATGYLHRDRVRLPNGRIITRTTSHNQPGTKASTATTTRIPQPRTGRPSTSQKPITARQPHRPLPAPVAAPAPPSAPSPVPLPTPQPTPAHSPAPTARTAPPPPPLPRPSSGTPELHRAATALLADLRRHAPQLVLSERDIETLTPGVSTWLERDAHPDTVRHVLTADLPVPLKHPAKLLRHRITALLPPPLPGAQDLAAPTRPRAIVIPLQNCDHCDRTFRSRRPGHCRDCRESGPAPTAA, encoded by the coding sequence ATGGATACCCAGCAGGTTAGCGCGCCCCCGCGCGCCCCGTCCGCCGCCTCCACCGCGTCCGCCGCCTCCACCCCGTCCGCCGAGCCCCCTGCGTCCACCGCACCCGAGGCCGTCACACCGACGTCCGGCGTCATCCACGTCAACGTCCGGCACGTGGCGGGCTTCACCGTCATCGGCAATCACCTCACCCAGCACCGGACGCTGTCACTCATCGCCATCGGGATCGCCGTCCATATCCAGTCGCTGCCCACCGGCGCCAAGATCGGCATCAAACACCTCGGCGCCCGCTTCCCCGAAAGCGAAGCCCGCATCGCCGCCGCCCTCCGCGAACTGGAAGCCACCGGCTATCTCCACCGCGACCGCGTACGCCTCCCCAACGGCCGCATCATCACCCGCACCACCTCCCACAACCAGCCCGGCACCAAAGCGTCCACCGCCACCACCACCCGGATCCCTCAACCACGGACCGGGCGCCCCAGCACAAGCCAGAAGCCGATCACGGCACGTCAGCCGCACAGGCCCCTGCCTGCCCCGGTCGCCGCACCCGCACCTCCTTCGGCGCCGTCGCCCGTTCCCCTCCCGACGCCGCAGCCCACGCCCGCCCACAGCCCGGCACCCACCGCGCGCACCGCGCCCCCGCCGCCGCCGCTTCCCCGGCCCAGCTCCGGCACCCCCGAGCTGCACCGGGCCGCCACCGCACTCCTCGCCGACCTCCGCCGCCACGCACCACAACTCGTCCTGTCCGAGCGGGACATCGAGACACTGACCCCAGGCGTCAGCACCTGGCTCGAACGGGACGCGCACCCCGACACCGTCCGCCACGTCCTCACCGCCGACCTGCCGGTCCCGCTGAAACACCCGGCCAAACTCCTGCGGCACCGGATCACGGCTCTCCTGCCGCCTCCGCTGCCCGGAGCCCAGGACCTCGCCGCGCCCACACGCCCCCGGGCGATCGTCATCCCCCTCCAGAACTGCGACCACTGCGACCGCACCTTCCGCTCCCGCCGTCCCGGCCACTGCCGCGACTGCCGGGAGAGCGGGCCCGCGCCGACGGCCGCCTGA
- a CDS encoding helix-turn-helix domain-containing protein: MAEEGAKGRMAAGADEPDRDIDPDDDSGAVIAAVGRQVRLWRESAGMRASELGVAIGYGENHVYKVETGKRIPKPEFLDKADEVLGAGGKLSAMKKDVAEARYPKKVRDLAKLEAEAVELGAYGNHNMHGLLQTEAYARALYEMRRPSFTPDQIERYVAARMARQEIFERQPLTMLSFVQEEVTIRRPLGGSKVACGQLEQLLRVGRLRNVEIQVMPTDREDHAGMGGQLQLLKFEDGTAVGHWEGQLYNRLISDPKEIRIVELRYGMLRAQALTPRESLAFIEKVLGET, translated from the coding sequence ATGGCTGAAGAGGGTGCCAAGGGCCGTATGGCGGCGGGTGCCGATGAACCGGACCGGGACATCGATCCGGACGACGACTCGGGGGCGGTGATCGCGGCGGTCGGCCGGCAGGTCCGCCTTTGGCGCGAATCCGCGGGGATGCGTGCGAGTGAGCTGGGCGTGGCCATCGGGTACGGGGAGAACCACGTCTACAAGGTCGAGACCGGGAAGCGCATCCCGAAGCCGGAGTTCCTGGACAAGGCGGACGAGGTCCTGGGGGCGGGCGGAAAGCTCTCGGCGATGAAGAAGGACGTGGCGGAGGCCAGGTACCCCAAGAAGGTGCGGGACCTGGCGAAGCTGGAGGCCGAAGCGGTCGAGCTCGGCGCCTACGGTAATCACAACATGCATGGTCTGTTGCAGACCGAGGCGTATGCCCGCGCGTTGTACGAGATGCGCCGCCCGTCCTTCACGCCCGACCAGATCGAGCGGTACGTCGCGGCGCGGATGGCGCGTCAGGAGATCTTCGAGCGCCAGCCGCTGACCATGCTCTCCTTCGTCCAGGAGGAGGTGACGATCAGACGGCCCCTGGGCGGCTCGAAGGTGGCTTGCGGCCAGCTCGAACAACTGTTGCGGGTCGGCCGGTTGAGGAACGTCGAGATCCAGGTGATGCCGACCGACCGGGAGGACCACGCGGGCATGGGCGGCCAGTTGCAACTGCTGAAGTTCGAAGACGGTACAGCGGTGGGACACTGGGAGGGCCAGCTGTACAACCGTCTGATCTCCGATCCCAAGGAGATCCGGATCGTCGAGTTGCGATACGGCATGCTTCGGGCTCAGGCGCTCACTCCACGGGAGTCGCTGGCCTTCATCGAGAAAGTGCTGGGAGAGACATGA
- a CDS encoding ATP-binding protein, whose product MSSEITRTENSAPVREFTVLLSPTRRGARLARLLAAAHLADWGITSETAAQIVAELAANAALHARVPGRDFRLSVTVRDDTCLRIEVTDTLSERLPHPATPADEAEVGRGLLIVEALADRWGVDQGPTPRKTVWAECGLLP is encoded by the coding sequence GTGAGCTCAGAAATCACCCGAACCGAAAATTCCGCTCCCGTCCGGGAGTTCACCGTGCTGCTCTCCCCCACCAGGCGCGGAGCGCGACTCGCCCGCCTGCTGGCCGCAGCCCATCTGGCCGATTGGGGCATCACCTCGGAGACCGCCGCACAGATCGTCGCCGAACTCGCCGCCAACGCCGCGCTCCACGCCCGGGTGCCGGGACGGGACTTCCGACTGAGCGTGACCGTCCGCGACGACACATGCCTACGTATCGAGGTCACCGACACCCTGAGTGAACGGCTGCCGCACCCGGCCACGCCTGCCGACGAGGCGGAGGTCGGAAGGGGGTTGCTGATCGTCGAAGCCCTCGCCGACCGGTGGGGCGTCGACCAGGGGCCCACGCCGCGGAAGACCGTCTGGGCCGAGTGCGGCCTCCTGCCGTGA
- a CDS encoding SAM-dependent methyltransferase has product MTEHQEASMPAEQLPSSPSSPSSPSSPSEQSSRINTTQPHTARIWNYWLGGKDNYPVDQEAGARIRELHPGIGDYAQADRLFLGRAVRHLVDDCGIRQFLDIGTGLPTADNTHEVAQRLAPESRIVYVDNDPLVLTHARALLTSSPEGRTDYLDEDLRNVDRILEHAAKTLDFSEPVALVLLGVVIFVEEDDEAYGLVRRLMDALAPGSHLVLSHTITDPSMPDVDAAVAFWNENGTPRLTQRTPEQVVRFFDGLELLDPGLVSCNRWRPDEGTDGLPDEVAMFSGVGRKP; this is encoded by the coding sequence GTGACCGAGCACCAGGAGGCGTCGATGCCGGCCGAGCAGTTACCGTCCAGCCCGTCCAGCCCGTCCAGCCCGTCCAGCCCGTCCGAGCAGTCGAGCAGGATCAACACCACGCAACCTCACACCGCCCGGATCTGGAACTACTGGCTGGGCGGGAAGGACAACTACCCGGTCGACCAGGAGGCCGGGGCACGGATACGCGAGCTGCACCCCGGCATCGGTGACTACGCCCAGGCCGACCGGCTGTTCCTCGGGCGGGCGGTGCGGCACCTGGTCGACGATTGCGGTATCCGGCAGTTCCTGGACATCGGCACCGGCCTGCCGACGGCGGACAACACCCACGAGGTCGCCCAGCGGCTGGCCCCGGAATCCCGCATCGTCTACGTGGACAACGACCCGTTGGTACTGACCCACGCACGAGCCCTGCTGACCAGCAGCCCCGAGGGCAGGACCGACTACCTCGACGAGGACCTGCGCAACGTCGACCGGATCCTGGAACACGCGGCGAAGACCCTGGACTTCTCCGAGCCGGTGGCGCTCGTCCTGCTGGGCGTCGTCATCTTCGTCGAGGAGGACGACGAGGCGTACGGCCTCGTCCGGAGGCTGATGGACGCGCTGGCACCGGGAAGCCATCTGGTCCTGTCCCATACCATCACGGACCCGTCCATGCCCGACGTGGACGCGGCGGTGGCGTTCTGGAACGAGAACGGCACCCCGAGGCTCACCCAGCGGACCCCCGAGCAGGTCGTGCGGTTCTTCGACGGCCTGGAGCTCCTCGACCCGGGTCTGGTGTCCTGCAACCGGTGGCGCCCCGACGAGGGCACGGACGGCCTCCCCGACGAGGTGGCCATGTTCAGCGGGGTCGGGCGCAAGCCCTGA
- a CDS encoding DUF397 domain-containing protein produces MSLMTSGGDRSVLEWVKSSYSSNDGPECVEVAAGLRAVHVRDSKDVTGVRLGFAPGAWAEFVAYASGE; encoded by the coding sequence ATGAGCCTTATGACGTCGGGTGGAGACCGCTCCGTACTGGAGTGGGTCAAGAGCAGTTACAGCAGTAACGACGGACCGGAATGTGTTGAGGTCGCAGCCGGCCTTCGTGCGGTGCACGTGCGTGACTCGAAGGATGTCACCGGTGTCCGGCTCGGGTTCGCTCCCGGTGCCTGGGCGGAGTTCGTGGCGTACGCCTCCGGGGAATGA